One window of Thermodesulfobacteriota bacterium genomic DNA carries:
- a CDS encoding sigma-70 family RNA polymerase sigma factor: MSKDTLIQQFENKMLSHMDSAYNLARWITGHDQDAEDVVQEAYIRAFRGFEKYTDINSLSWLLTIVRNTSYNWMKSKHGYRHLIEFDESVHSATDEPGFVGDRSQDFRQDAILNSSRNKDLLHQALKEMPLIFREVIVLHEIEDLSYKEIADIVGVPVGTVMSRLSRGRRRLQKTLASRLSRRNQVEL, encoded by the coding sequence TTGAGCAAAGATACACTCATCCAACAATTTGAAAATAAGATGCTGAGTCACATGGACTCCGCATACAACCTAGCACGCTGGATCACAGGGCATGACCAAGATGCTGAAGACGTGGTTCAAGAAGCTTATATAAGAGCCTTTAGAGGTTTTGAGAAATATACCGATATTAATAGTCTAAGCTGGCTCCTTACCATAGTTAGAAACACTTCATATAACTGGATGAAAAGCAAGCACGGTTACAGGCATCTGATCGAGTTTGATGAGTCTGTACACAGTGCTACTGACGAGCCTGGTTTTGTCGGGGACAGAAGTCAGGACTTTAGACAAGATGCAATATTAAATTCGAGCAGAAATAAAGATCTTCTGCATCAAGCGCTCAAGGAAATGCCTCTTATATTTAGAGAGGTGATAGTGCTTCATGAAATTGAAGATCTCTCATATAAAGAAATAGCAGATATAGTGGGCGTTCCCGTTGGCACGGTAATGTCCAGGCTTTCTAGAGGAAGAAGGCGTCTGCAAAAGACTTTAGCAAGCAGATTGAGCAGGAGAAATCAGGTTGAGTTGTAG